Proteins encoded by one window of Pseudorca crassidens isolate mPseCra1 chromosome 3, mPseCra1.hap1, whole genome shotgun sequence:
- the ZCCHC10 gene encoding zinc finger CCHC domain-containing protein 10 isoform X1, with amino-acid sequence MATPMHRLIARRQAEANKQHVRCQKCLEFGHWTYECTGKRKYLHRPSRTAELKKALKEKENRLLLQQSIGETNVERKTKKKRSKSVTSSSSNSSDSSASDSSSESEETSTSSSSEDSDSDESSSSSSSSASSTSSSSSSDSDSDSSSSSSSSSSTNSSSEDEPPKKKKKK; translated from the exons TGAAGCAAATAAACAACATGTAAGATGTCAGAAATGCTTGGAATTTGGGCATTGGACTTATGAATgcacaggaaaaagaaagtacCTACATAGGCCTTCAAGAACAGCAGAACTAAAgaaagctttaaaagaaaaagaaaacagattattaTTACAGCAAAG CATTGGAGAAACTAATGTAGAAAgaaagaccaagaaaaaaag GTCTAAGAGTGTAACTAGTTCCAGTAGCAATAGCAGTGACAGTTCAGCCAGTGATTCTTCGTCAGAGAGTGAAGAGACCTCTACCTCATCCTCCTCAGAGGACAGTGACTCTGATGAAAGCTCCTCCAGTTCATCATCTTCAGCCTCCTCCACAAGCTCTTCCTCGTCCTCCGATTCAGACTCAGATTCCAGCTCTtccagtagcagcagcagcagcacaaaTAGTAGCTCTGAGGATGAACcaccaaagaagaagaaaaagaaatag